The Prevotella sp. oral taxon 299 str. F0039 genome has a segment encoding these proteins:
- a CDS encoding NUDIX domain-containing protein → MHPLEKFNYCPICGKDHFEIQDKKSKKCADCGFEYYLNPSSAAAAFIFNDQKELLVLRRKHNPGKGMLDLPGGFADMHESIEETIKREIKEETALEVTTSRYLFSLPNKYTYSNFDIPTLDSFFICSVKDTTTLSADDDADECFWLPLTEIHTEQFALRSIRKALSMLLKQGCELLK, encoded by the coding sequence ATGCACCCATTAGAGAAATTTAATTATTGCCCCATTTGTGGCAAAGATCATTTTGAAATACAGGATAAAAAAAGTAAAAAATGTGCCGATTGTGGTTTTGAATACTACTTAAACCCTAGTAGTGCTGCCGCAGCTTTTATCTTTAACGACCAAAAAGAGCTATTGGTTTTGCGAAGAAAGCACAACCCTGGCAAGGGAATGTTAGACCTTCCTGGAGGCTTTGCCGATATGCATGAATCAATAGAAGAGACTATTAAGCGAGAGATTAAAGAGGAAACAGCTCTCGAAGTCACCACTTCTCGCTATTTATTCAGTCTTCCTAATAAATACACTTACAGCAATTTCGACATTCCTACACTCGATTCATTCTTCATTTGCAGCGTTAAAGACACAACAACGCTTAGTGCCGACGATGATGCCGACGAGTGTTTTTGGCTTCCTTTGACCGAGATTCACACCGAACAATTTGCCCTTCGATCTATTAGAAAGGCTCTTTCGATGTTATTGAAACAAGGTTGTGAGTTAT
- the nusA gene encoding transcription termination factor NusA, translated as MVARKKEEESMSMIDTFKEFKDTKNIDRATLVSVLEESFRNVLAKLFGSDENFDVIVNPDKGDFEIYRNRVVVANGEVSDENKEIALNDAIKIEPDYEVGEEVSERVNFAGFGRRAILNLRQTLASKVLELEHDALYNKYKDRVGQIISAEVYQVWKREVLLVDDENNELKLPKSEQIPSDVYRKGETVRAVIARVDNENNNPKIFLSRTSPMFLERLLEAEVPEINDGLISIKKIARMPGERAKIAVESYDERIDPVGACVGVKGNRIHGIVRELCNENIDVVNYTSNTKLFIQRALSPAVINSINIDEEAHKAEVFLQPEQVSLAIGRSGLNIKLASMLTEYTIDVFREINENEADEDIYLDEFADEIDQWIIDSIKAIGLDTAKSVLSAPREMLIEKADLEEETVDHVLNVLRAEFEG; from the coding sequence ATGGTAGCAAGAAAGAAAGAAGAAGAGTCGATGAGCATGATCGACACCTTTAAAGAGTTTAAAGATACCAAAAATATCGATCGTGCAACTCTTGTTAGCGTTCTAGAAGAAAGCTTCCGCAATGTACTTGCAAAGCTATTCGGTAGCGATGAGAACTTCGATGTTATCGTGAATCCAGATAAAGGCGATTTTGAAATCTATCGAAATCGTGTAGTTGTGGCTAATGGAGAAGTGAGCGACGAAAACAAAGAAATTGCTTTAAACGATGCAATTAAGATCGAACCCGACTATGAAGTGGGCGAAGAAGTGTCTGAAAGAGTAAATTTCGCAGGTTTCGGACGTCGTGCCATCTTAAATTTACGTCAAACATTAGCCTCAAAAGTATTAGAACTAGAACACGATGCCTTGTATAATAAATATAAAGACCGTGTAGGTCAAATTATTTCTGCAGAGGTTTATCAAGTTTGGAAACGTGAAGTGCTTTTGGTAGATGATGAAAATAACGAATTGAAACTACCTAAGTCAGAGCAAATCCCTTCGGATGTTTATCGCAAAGGCGAAACAGTTCGTGCCGTGATAGCTCGTGTAGATAACGAAAATAACAACCCAAAAATATTCTTGTCTCGTACAAGTCCAATGTTCCTTGAGCGTCTTTTAGAAGCAGAAGTTCCTGAAATTAACGACGGATTGATTTCTATTAAGAAGATTGCTCGTATGCCAGGAGAACGTGCTAAAATTGCTGTTGAAAGCTATGACGAGCGCATTGATCCAGTGGGAGCATGTGTGGGAGTGAAAGGAAATCGTATTCATGGAATCGTAAGAGAGCTTTGTAACGAGAATATCGACGTAGTGAACTATACTTCAAACACCAAGTTGTTCATTCAACGAGCATTGAGTCCTGCAGTAATCAATAGTATAAACATTGACGAAGAGGCACACAAAGCAGAGGTATTCTTACAGCCAGAGCAAGTAAGTTTAGCTATTGGACGTAGTGGTTTGAATATTAAACTTGCCTCAATGCTTACAGAATATACCATAGATGTATTCCGTGAAATCAACGAAAATGAAGCAGATGAAGACATCTACTTAGATGAATTTGCTGATGAAATCGATCAATGGATTATCGATTCAATAAAGGCAATAGGCTTAGATACAGCAAAGAGCGTGCTAAGTGCACCTAGAGAAATGCTTATAGAAAAAGCCGATCTTGAAGAGGAAACAGTAGATCATGTTTTAAATGTACTTCGTGCAGAGTTTGAAGGATAA
- a CDS encoding alpha/beta hydrolase: MKVKRLILSCAMFLTCCAMNAQKTFEYNLWNDRTPNSNGLQNDTAKVKVFLPDAKKATGRAVLIMPGGGYEYLSMDSEGTDWAPFFNHMGVAAIVLKYRLPKGNPEIPVSDAEEAMKLIRKKAAQWHIDPNNVGVVGFSAGGHLASVIATKSNVEARPNFQILFYPVITMIPGYTHQGSHDNFLGSSARKKDERDYSTDMQVNRNTPRGLIILSDDDSSVAPANGVNYYNELYRHDVPASLFVFPDGGHGWGMRPRFKYQPEMLLLIKSWLSSF, translated from the coding sequence ATGAAAGTTAAAAGACTGATTTTAAGTTGCGCAATGTTTTTAACTTGTTGTGCAATGAATGCTCAAAAGACCTTTGAATATAATCTTTGGAATGATAGAACACCTAATAGTAATGGATTACAAAACGACACTGCAAAGGTGAAAGTGTTTCTTCCAGATGCTAAAAAGGCAACAGGACGTGCTGTTTTGATTATGCCTGGAGGTGGATACGAATATCTTTCGATGGATTCAGAGGGTACAGATTGGGCTCCATTCTTTAACCATATGGGTGTGGCAGCAATTGTTTTGAAGTATCGTTTGCCTAAAGGTAACCCCGAGATTCCTGTTTCTGATGCCGAGGAGGCTATGAAGTTGATTAGAAAGAAGGCTGCGCAATGGCACATAGATCCTAATAATGTGGGTGTGGTTGGATTTTCTGCAGGTGGCCATTTGGCGTCTGTTATTGCCACAAAAAGCAACGTTGAGGCTCGACCTAACTTTCAAATACTTTTCTATCCCGTTATTACTATGATTCCAGGTTACACACATCAAGGTTCACACGATAACTTCTTGGGTAGCTCTGCACGTAAAAAAGACGAACGAGATTATAGTACCGATATGCAAGTAAACCGCAATACCCCTCGTGGATTGATTATTCTTAGCGATGATGACAGTTCAGTTGCGCCAGCAAATGGTGTGAACTATTATAACGAACTCTATCGTCACGATGTGCCAGCATCGCTCTTTGTGTTTCCAGATGGAGGTCATGGATGGGGAATGCGTCCACGTTTTAAATATCAACCAGAAATGTTACTACTCATCAAGTCGTGGCTTTCTAGTTTCTAA
- the rimP gene encoding ribosome assembly cofactor RimP — protein MIDKNVVKQLVEQWLQDKDYFLVGIEVSNDDRVVVEIDHSEGVWIEDCVALSKFIEDHMSKDEVDYELEVGSAGLGQPFKVPQQYINFIGKEVEVLDADGRKVKGLLKSVEGTAFVVTVKEKVKVEGKKRPVLQDVDHTYDMNKVKYTKYLISFK, from the coding sequence ATGATCGATAAAAATGTCGTAAAGCAACTAGTAGAACAATGGTTGCAAGATAAAGACTACTTCTTGGTAGGCATTGAAGTGAGTAATGATGACCGAGTGGTAGTTGAAATAGATCATTCTGAAGGAGTTTGGATTGAAGACTGTGTAGCACTTAGTAAGTTTATAGAAGATCACATGAGCAAAGATGAGGTCGATTATGAACTTGAAGTAGGTTCTGCAGGATTGGGTCAGCCTTTTAAAGTGCCACAACAATACATCAACTTTATAGGTAAAGAGGTGGAAGTGTTAGACGCAGATGGCAGAAAAGTAAAAGGCTTGCTTAAAAGTGTTGAAGGAACTGCATTTGTGGTGACCGTTAAAGAAAAGGTGAAAGTCGAAGGAAAGAAACGTCCTGTGTTGCAAGATGTAGATCATACCTACGACATGAATAAAGTGAAATATACAAAATACTTAATAAGTTTCAAATAA
- a CDS encoding histidine-type phosphatase, giving the protein MKKILLIAIASLFVSKTLFAQDVKSEIIANKSLSASNSLAYPMPKNTKDTPAPKGYKPCYLSHYGRHGSRFIIDKNDYLKPLDLFLKADAQHLLTPKGCEVLEKWKKIELESRDRYGELTDLGARQHQEIAERMYRRFPMIFSDSSCIEAKSTVVIRCILSMENELLKFATLNPRLKMKHDASYHDMYYMNLNDSVLFSKRKPKEVKNLIDNWENSNIHPQRCIQQLFTDTTFVAKEMGVLKLYLTLFRVASILQNSEVGNSVSLLDLFTNDELYALWQRNNIHWYFTSGPSPQNGGMQPFSQRNLLKNIMHQADSCLQLKHPGATLRFGHETIVLPLVCLLGINGHDKQIDSIDKLEQEGWVNYRIFPMAANVQLVFYRRSENDKDVLVKVLLNEQEATLPLPTKHAPYYRWNDFKNYYNAKLKSFKP; this is encoded by the coding sequence ATGAAGAAAATACTTTTAATTGCCATTGCATCGCTTTTTGTGAGCAAGACACTTTTTGCTCAAGACGTGAAAAGCGAGATTATTGCAAACAAAAGCCTAAGTGCAAGTAACTCATTGGCTTATCCTATGCCAAAAAATACAAAAGATACGCCCGCTCCAAAGGGTTATAAACCTTGCTATCTCAGTCATTATGGCAGACATGGTTCACGTTTTATTATTGATAAAAACGATTATCTTAAACCTCTCGACTTATTCTTAAAAGCCGATGCACAGCACCTATTGACACCCAAAGGATGTGAAGTGCTCGAGAAATGGAAAAAGATAGAGTTAGAAAGTCGTGATCGTTACGGCGAACTTACAGACTTAGGTGCTCGTCAGCATCAAGAAATTGCAGAACGTATGTATCGTCGTTTCCCCATGATATTTAGCGATTCTAGTTGCATCGAGGCAAAAAGTACTGTTGTAATTCGTTGCATCTTGTCGATGGAAAACGAACTTTTGAAGTTCGCAACGCTTAATCCTCGTCTTAAAATGAAGCACGATGCAAGTTATCACGACATGTATTATATGAACTTAAACGATAGCGTTTTGTTCTCGAAAAGAAAACCTAAAGAGGTGAAAAACCTAATTGATAACTGGGAAAATAGCAATATTCACCCACAACGTTGCATACAACAATTGTTTACCGACACCACTTTTGTAGCGAAAGAGATGGGTGTACTCAAGTTGTATCTCACCCTTTTTAGAGTGGCAAGCATTCTTCAAAATTCAGAAGTAGGTAATAGTGTAAGCCTATTAGATCTCTTTACCAACGATGAGCTTTATGCCCTTTGGCAACGAAATAACATACATTGGTATTTCACAAGCGGTCCTTCGCCCCAAAATGGTGGTATGCAACCTTTCTCTCAACGCAATCTTTTAAAGAATATTATGCACCAAGCCGATAGCTGTTTGCAGTTGAAACATCCAGGTGCAACACTTCGTTTTGGACACGAAACAATAGTATTGCCACTTGTTTGCTTGTTAGGTATTAACGGACATGACAAACAAATAGATTCGATAGATAAGCTAGAGCAAGAAGGTTGGGTGAATTATAGAATATTTCCAATGGCAGCAAACGTTCAATTGGTGTTCTATCGTCGTTCAGAAAACGATAAAGATGTTCTAGTGAAAGTACTTCTAAATGAGCAAGAAGCAACACTTCCGCTACCCACAAAACATGCTCCTTATTATCGTTGGAACGACTTTAAAAACTATTATAACGCAAAGTTGAAGAGCTTTAAGCCCTAA
- the infB gene encoding translation initiation factor IF-2, with protein sequence MSIRLNKAIRELNIGMQTAVEFLEKRKDLGEVPKDNANFKLNEAQYEALVEAFKHEADVKNQAEKIFPKKQKEKKRAAVDEETRGEDLLQSTSQQKFTPLGKIDLDGVEKKTSSKQSVAQTEKTNKNSKATAESQEKQPSVKKEVKPKSEEKTHTKTNNQELHKTQKESKVPVVTEETEPKKTVVAPKVEVSEESKAKEEDNNVETEDKKDGIFQLNSDRKVLNGPNVLGKIDLATLNQNTRPKKKTKEERKKEREEKAQQQAGERKKRMRINKERVDINAEVSQNANRNRNNNNTPNNNAGNKNKKKKNKPIKPVEVNDEDVARQVKETLARLTNKQNQNKKGAKYRKEKREAVQEKMNAEANAERKDSKTLKLTEFVTVSELATMMDVSVNKVIGTLMSVGIMVSINQRLDAETINLVAEECGFKTEYVSAEVQEAVSEEEDDENDLVPRSPIVTVMGHVDHGKTSLLDYIRNTNVIAGEAGGITQHIGAYNVQLEDGRRITFLDTPGHEAFTAMRARGAQVTDIAIIIISADDSVMPTTKEAIAHAQAANVPMVFALNKIDKPGANPDKIREDLSQMNLLVEEWGGKYQSQEISAKKGIGVEELLEKVLLEAEMLDLKANPNRRATGSIIESSLDKGRGYVSTVLVSNGTLKVGDNIIAGTHWGRIKAMFNERNQRIQSAGPSEPAIILGLNGAPTAGDTFHVLETEQEVRDIANKREQLQREQGLRTQKRLTLSDISHRIALGSFKELNILVKGDTDGSVEALSDSFLKMSTEKIKVNVIYKAVGQISESDVTLADASDAIIVGFQVRPSAAARRQAENAGVEINTYSVIYDAIDDVKKAMEGMLEKVKKEVVTGQVEVREVYNISKVGTVAGALVTEGKVHRTDKARVVRDGIVVHTAPINALKRYKDDVKDVAANFECGISLTNFNDIRVGDILETFMEIEVQQTL encoded by the coding sequence ATGAGTATCAGATTAAACAAAGCAATACGTGAATTAAACATAGGAATGCAAACGGCAGTTGAATTCCTAGAAAAAAGAAAAGACTTGGGAGAAGTGCCTAAGGATAATGCCAACTTTAAATTAAACGAAGCACAGTATGAAGCATTGGTAGAGGCCTTTAAGCACGAAGCTGATGTGAAAAATCAAGCGGAAAAGATTTTCCCAAAGAAACAAAAAGAAAAGAAACGTGCTGCAGTAGACGAGGAAACCCGTGGTGAAGATTTGTTGCAATCTACCAGTCAACAAAAATTTACACCGCTAGGAAAAATCGATCTTGATGGTGTTGAGAAGAAAACATCATCAAAACAGTCTGTAGCTCAAACAGAAAAGACAAACAAAAACTCTAAGGCTACTGCCGAAAGCCAAGAAAAACAACCTTCTGTTAAAAAAGAGGTAAAACCAAAGTCTGAAGAAAAGACACATACAAAGACGAATAACCAAGAATTACATAAGACTCAGAAAGAGAGTAAAGTTCCAGTTGTAACTGAAGAAACAGAGCCTAAAAAAACTGTAGTAGCTCCTAAAGTTGAAGTTTCAGAAGAGTCAAAAGCAAAAGAAGAAGACAATAACGTGGAAACAGAAGACAAAAAAGATGGTATTTTCCAACTTAATAGTGATAGGAAAGTACTGAATGGTCCGAACGTACTAGGTAAAATTGATCTTGCAACGCTCAATCAGAATACTCGTCCTAAGAAAAAGACTAAAGAAGAACGCAAGAAAGAACGTGAAGAAAAGGCTCAACAACAAGCTGGAGAGCGTAAAAAACGAATGCGTATTAATAAAGAACGTGTTGATATTAATGCAGAAGTGAGTCAAAATGCTAATCGCAATCGCAACAATAACAACACACCTAACAATAACGCAGGCAATAAAAACAAGAAAAAGAAGAACAAACCCATTAAACCTGTTGAGGTAAATGATGAGGACGTTGCAAGACAAGTGAAAGAAACCTTGGCTCGACTAACCAACAAACAGAACCAAAACAAGAAGGGTGCGAAGTATAGAAAAGAAAAACGTGAGGCTGTTCAAGAGAAGATGAACGCTGAAGCAAATGCCGAACGTAAAGATAGCAAGACACTAAAACTAACAGAATTCGTAACTGTTAGTGAACTTGCAACAATGATGGATGTTTCAGTTAACAAAGTGATTGGAACACTGATGAGCGTCGGAATCATGGTTTCTATCAATCAACGTCTAGATGCAGAGACCATTAATCTTGTTGCAGAGGAATGTGGATTCAAAACAGAATACGTGAGCGCAGAAGTACAAGAGGCAGTAAGTGAGGAGGAAGATGATGAAAACGACCTTGTTCCACGTTCGCCAATTGTAACCGTAATGGGACACGTAGACCATGGTAAAACAAGTCTTCTCGACTATATACGCAACACCAATGTTATCGCAGGTGAGGCAGGTGGAATTACACAACATATCGGAGCGTACAACGTTCAGTTAGAAGATGGACGTCGTATTACCTTCCTAGACACTCCAGGTCACGAAGCATTTACAGCGATGCGTGCACGTGGAGCACAGGTAACCGACATCGCAATTATTATTATCTCTGCCGATGACTCTGTGATGCCTACAACAAAAGAGGCAATTGCACACGCTCAAGCTGCAAATGTTCCAATGGTATTCGCTTTGAATAAAATAGATAAGCCAGGAGCAAACCCTGACAAGATTCGTGAAGACCTATCTCAAATGAATCTATTAGTAGAGGAGTGGGGTGGTAAATACCAATCACAAGAGATCAGTGCAAAGAAAGGTATCGGTGTAGAAGAGTTGCTAGAGAAAGTTCTTTTAGAAGCAGAAATGCTAGATCTAAAGGCTAATCCAAATAGAAGAGCAACAGGTTCTATCATTGAATCATCACTAGATAAAGGACGTGGATATGTTTCTACAGTCTTAGTTAGCAATGGTACACTTAAGGTAGGTGATAATATTATCGCAGGAACACATTGGGGTCGTATCAAAGCTATGTTTAATGAGCGTAATCAACGCATACAATCTGCTGGTCCATCAGAACCCGCAATCATCCTAGGACTTAATGGTGCACCTACCGCTGGTGATACTTTCCATGTGCTAGAGACCGAGCAAGAGGTTCGAGATATTGCCAATAAGCGTGAACAACTACAACGGGAACAAGGCTTGCGTACACAAAAACGTTTAACCTTGAGCGATATCTCTCATCGTATTGCGTTGGGATCATTCAAAGAATTGAATATTCTTGTGAAGGGAGATACCGACGGTTCTGTTGAAGCATTGAGCGATTCGTTCTTGAAGATGTCTACCGAAAAGATAAAGGTAAATGTAATCTACAAGGCTGTTGGACAGATTTCAGAGAGCGATGTGACTCTTGCAGACGCTAGTGACGCTATTATTGTAGGATTCCAAGTGCGTCCTTCAGCAGCAGCACGTAGACAAGCAGAGAACGCAGGTGTTGAAATCAATACCTATTCTGTTATATACGATGCTATTGACGACGTGAAGAAGGCAATGGAAGGTATGTTGGAAAAGGTGAAGAAAGAGGTAGTTACAGGACAAGTAGAAGTGCGTGAGGTTTACAATATCTCTAAAGTTGGAACTGTTGCAGGTGCCCTTGTTACTGAAGGAAAAGTGCATCGCACAGACAAAGCACGTGTTGTTCGTGACGGAATCGTTGTTCACACCGCTCCAATCAATGCGCTAAAACGATATAAAGATGATGTGAAAGATGTTGCAGCAAACTTTGAATGTGGTATAAGTCTTACAAACTTTAACGATATTCGAGTTGGTGACATCCTTGAAACATTCATGGAAATAGAGGTACAACAAACCTTATAG